In Candidatus Desulfatibia profunda, the genomic window GCCATTACGACCCCGAGTCACGAGTCGGTCCGGCGGGCGTTGGCGATTCAATTAATCATTAACCGCGAGTGGGGGCTGGCCAAGAACGAAAACATGTATCAGGGCAGCTTTGTGGTTGATGAGTTGATGCGCCTGGTGGAAGAGGCGGTTCTAATGGCATTCGACCGGATTACCGAGCGCGGCGGCGTTCTGGGAGCCATGGAGACCGGTTATCAGCGCAGCAAAATTCAGGAAGAATCGATCTATTATGAAAACTTGAAGCATAGCGGGGAACTGCCGATCATCGGCGTCAATACCTTCCGTGATCCGGACGCCAACCTGGAGCAACTGGCCGAATGTGTCGAGCTGGCCAGGGCGACCGAAGGCGAAAAGAAATCGCAGCTTGCGCGTCTTGAGGCCTTTAAAAAGCGCCATGAAGAACAGGCCCCGGCGGCCCTCGAACGCCTCCAGAAAACAGCCTTGTCCGGAGGAAATATATTTGCCGAACTCATGGAAGCCGTTAAGGTCTGCTCTCTTGGCCAGATTACCCAGGCCTTGTATGATGTGGGGGGACGGTATCGGCGCAACATGTAAGCGGGTTGAGAGTTTTCGCTGTTAAATCGCTACATGGATAATCATCGCTTAAAGGAGAGACACATGCGAGAAGCAGTTATCGTCAGTGCGGTGCGGACACCGATTGGGAATTTCAACGGTTCACTGAGCAATATCGGAGCGACCAAGCTGGGCGCTGTCGTCATTGAAGCCGCCGTTCAGAAAGCCGGAATACAGAAGGATGTGGTGAATGAAGTTATTATGGGCATGGTGCTGCCCTGCGGCTACGGCCAGAATCCGGCCAGACAGGCTGCCGTTCTGGCGAATATGCCCTTTGAAGTGGAATGCATCACGATGAATAAAGTTTGCGGTTCAGCCTTAAAGGCCGTGATG contains:
- a CDS encoding acetyl-CoA C-acyltransferase, encoding MREAVIVSAVRTPIGNFNGSLSNIGATKLGAVVIEAAVQKAGIQKDVVNEVIMGMVLPCGYGQNPARQAAVLANMPFEVECITMNKVCGSALKAVM